The following are from one region of the Bacilli bacterium genome:
- a CDS encoding thiamine-binding protein translates to MPNTLLSIQILPKTPHGEDVIPYVDKAIAVIDQSGVKYRVGPLETTMEGELDELLGIVKKMNEEMLASGSPSVMSQIKIFFNPSGVSMEKLTEKYD, encoded by the coding sequence ATGCCGAATACCTTATTAAGCATACAAATTTTGCCCAAAACGCCACACGGGGAAGATGTCATTCCGTATGTTGACAAGGCGATCGCCGTCATCGACCAATCAGGCGTCAAATATCGCGTCGGACCGTTGGAAACAACGATGGAAGGCGAGCTTGATGAATTGTTGGGCATTGTGAAAAAGATGAATGAGGAGATGCTCGCAAGCGGCAGCCCCAGCGTCATGTCGCAAATTAAAATTTTCTTTAACCCGTCAGGAGTTTCGATGGAGAAACTGACGGAAAAATACGACTGA